The Henckelia pumila isolate YLH828 chromosome 2, ASM3356847v2, whole genome shotgun sequence genome includes a window with the following:
- the LOC140878191 gene encoding flavonol 3-O-glucosyltransferase F3GT2-like, which produces MSTPKKGHLAAFAFPFGSHPTALLHLVKQLAAASPQLHFSYFNTQTSNHNIFSKLDTTDHHRALEDNIKIYDVDDGIPEGNVFSGDPMEIIEFFIKATPGNFSKRLEQVEKETGLKATCLLTDAFLWFSVEMAEEKGIPWLVYWAAGPASISLHLYTNVIHGKLGSDSQIQNLDQTLDFIPGMSAIRASDLPIEILQLNGLFSRMLYSMSNTIARASVVLLNSFDGIDSIVENDLKSKLKRLLTIGPFPLPKASTGSSTEDHSGCLSWLSHQAAASVAYVSFGTILTPPPPALVALAEALEEKQVPYLWSFRDNSKRQLLKGFFERTGRIGKVVEWAPQSQVLSHPSVGVFVTHCGWNSTLESIMGGVPMICMPFFADQMINRRLMENVWRIGAGVEGVFSKSGAVEALDLVLWKDEGKKMRENIERLKERAYMAVAENGSSTENFKSLTSIITPSN; this is translated from the exons ATGTCTACACCCAAAAAGGGCCACCTCGCCGCCTTTGCATTCCCCTTCGGCTCCCACCCCACGGCTCTCCTCCACCTCGTCAAACAACTCGCCGCAGCCTCCCCCCAACTCCACTTCTCATACTTCAACACCCAAACCTCCAACCACAACATTTTCTCAAAACTGGACACCACTGATCATCACCGTGCCCTTGAGGACAACATAAAAATATACGACGTAGATGATGGAATCCCTGAGGGGAACGTTTTCTCTGGTGATCCAATGGAAATTATCGAGTTTTTCATCAAAGCAACGCCGGGGAATTTCTCTAAGCGTCTTGAACAAGTGGAGAAAGAGACTGGGTTGAAGGCTACGTGCTTGTTGACTGATGCCTTCTTGTGGTTTTCGGTCGAAATGGCCGAGGAAAAGGGAATCCCTTGGCTCGTGTACTGGGCTGCGGGGCCTGCCTCCATTTCTCTGCATTTGTACACCAATGTCATTCATGGGAAACTGGGAAGCGATA GCCAAATCCAAAATCTGGACCAAACCCTGGATTTTATACCTGGAATGTCAGCTATACGTGCCTCGGATTTACCAATAGAAATCCTACAACTTAATGGGTTGTTTTCCCGTATGTTGTACAGCATGTCTAATACGATAGCTCGAGCATCTGTTGTTCTACTCAACTCATTCGATGGAATTGATTCCATTGTAGAGAATGATCTCAAATCCAAGCTCAAAAGGCTTCTAACAATCGGCCCTTTTCCTCTGCCTAAAGCTTCGACAGGTAGTAGTACTGAAGATCATAGCGGCTGCCTGTCATGGCTGAGCCACCAGGCTGCTGCCTCTGTCGCCTACGTCAGCTTCGGAACGATTCTGACGCCTCCGCCACCTGCGCTGGTGGCCCTGGCTGAGGCCCTGGAAGAAAAACAGGTGCCTTATCTCTGGTCATTCAGAGACAATTCCAAACGCCAGTTGTTAAAGGGCTTTTTCGAAAGAACAGGTCGGATAGGAAAAGTGGTGGAATGGGCTCCTCAATCTCAGGTTTTGTCACACCCTTCCGTCGGGGTTTTCGTGACGCATTGCGGATGGAACTCGACCCTGGAAAGTATCATGGGAGGCGTGCCTATGATTTGCATGCCGTTCTTCGCTGATCAAATGATAAACAGGCGGCTCATGGAGAATGTATGGCGGATCGGGGCGGGGGTAGAGGGCGTTTTCTCGAAATCCGGCGCGGTGGAGGCTTTGGATCTTGTTCTGTGGAAGGATGAAGGGAAGAAAATGAGGGAGAATATAGAAAGACTTAAAGAACGTGCTTATATGGCTGTTGCTGAAAACGGAAGCTCCACTGAAAATTTCAAGTCATTGACAAGTATTATAACACCTTCCAATTAG